The following proteins come from a genomic window of Proteinivorax hydrogeniformans:
- the buk gene encoding butyrate kinase, which yields MNEMKVLAINPGSTSTKLAYFSDKKLIKGYSLDHSVSEVSKYEKIVNQLDFRYQAILKWLESEGINKLDCVVGRGGLLKPMPSGTYTVTEDLKKDLEIGVQGEHASNLGGLIADKIAKNHNAPAYIVDPVAVDEFEDIARISGMPEIERRSLLHALNIKAVAHRVAKDLNKKVDDLNMVIAHLGGGISIVPLSNGRMIDVNNANEFGPFSPERAGGLPVGDLVRLAFSGKYDLSTLKKKITSEGGLVGYLKTNDARDVEKMILEGDKKAELIYRAMAYQISKEISAMATVLKGNVENIVLTGGLSYSDMLVDMIKEHTEFIAPFLVYPGEDEMIALCEGALRVLTEEEEAKIY from the coding sequence ATGAATGAAATGAAAGTATTAGCAATCAATCCTGGATCCACTTCAACAAAGCTTGCTTACTTTAGCGATAAAAAACTAATAAAGGGTTATTCCTTAGACCACAGTGTTAGTGAAGTTAGCAAGTACGAAAAAATAGTTAATCAGTTAGACTTTAGGTATCAAGCCATACTTAAGTGGCTAGAATCTGAAGGTATAAATAAGCTTGACTGTGTAGTAGGTCGTGGAGGCTTATTAAAACCGATGCCAAGTGGCACCTATACTGTTACAGAGGATCTAAAAAAGGATTTAGAAATAGGAGTACAGGGCGAGCATGCCTCTAATCTTGGTGGGTTAATTGCTGATAAAATAGCGAAAAATCATAATGCACCCGCGTATATAGTTGACCCTGTTGCTGTAGATGAGTTTGAAGATATAGCAAGAATATCGGGCATGCCAGAAATTGAAAGAAGAAGCCTGTTACATGCCTTAAATATCAAGGCAGTGGCTCATAGGGTTGCAAAAGACCTAAATAAGAAGGTTGATGACTTAAATATGGTAATTGCTCACCTAGGTGGTGGGATATCTATCGTTCCACTGAGTAATGGTAGGATGATTGATGTCAACAATGCTAACGAGTTTGGGCCGTTTTCTCCGGAACGAGCAGGTGGGCTGCCTGTAGGCGATTTAGTTAGGTTAGCCTTTAGCGGCAAATATGATCTTAGCACACTTAAAAAAAAGATAACCAGTGAAGGTGGACTAGTAGGCTATCTAAAAACTAATGACGCTAGAGATGTAGAAAAGATGATTTTGGAAGGCGATAAAAAAGCAGAACTTATTTATCGAGCGATGGCTTACCAAATATCAAAAGAAATATCGGCAATGGCTACTGTTTTAAAGGGCAATGTTGAAAACATTGTACTAACAGGTGGCTTAAGTTATTCTGACATGTTAGTTGACATGATTAAAGAGCATACAGAATTTATCGCCCCTTTCCTTGTCTATCCAGGGGAAGATGAAATGATAGCGCTATGTGAGGGCGCATTAAGAGTATTAACAGAAGAGGAAGAAGCTAAAATCTACTAA